The Nitrosospira lacus genome window below encodes:
- a CDS encoding TetR/AcrR family transcriptional regulator: MATIDQIVDAAVGLGEQKSWEAVRLHDVAAILGITLDDVRAHFREKEDIVDAWFERADSAMLKAAQASDFFYLRPRQRLHRLIMAWLGALHPYRKTTRQMIYGKLEPGHIHIQVPGLMRVSRTVQWMREAANRDATYIRRALEETGLTTIYLAAFFHWMNDSSPASSKTSRFLEGCLSVAENLDRMIFSRSRTVESGSEKSPQGI; this comes from the coding sequence ATGGCAACGATTGATCAGATTGTTGACGCCGCGGTTGGGCTGGGCGAGCAGAAATCATGGGAGGCTGTGCGTTTGCACGACGTGGCGGCCATACTGGGGATTACCCTGGATGATGTACGCGCGCATTTCCGCGAGAAAGAAGACATCGTTGATGCCTGGTTTGAGCGTGCCGATAGCGCCATGCTCAAAGCCGCACAAGCTTCCGATTTTTTCTATCTGCGGCCGCGTCAGCGTTTGCACCGTTTGATCATGGCATGGCTTGGCGCACTTCATCCCTACCGCAAAACAACCCGGCAGATGATCTACGGCAAGCTGGAACCGGGACATATCCATATCCAGGTACCCGGACTGATGCGCGTCAGCCGCACCGTACAATGGATGCGTGAAGCGGCTAACCGGGATGCGACCTACATCCGGCGCGCGCTTGAAGAAACCGGACTCACGACGATTTACCTGGCGGCATTTTTTCACTGGATGAATGATAGCTCTCCCGCTTCGAGCAAAACCAGCCGCTTTCTTGAGGGGTGCCTGTCCGTGGCTGAAAACCTGGACCGCATGATATTCAGCCGGAGTAGGACCGTGGAGAGCGGGAGCGAGAAATCGCCACAGGGTATTTGA
- a CDS encoding flagellar brake protein yields the protein MLGQDDDEKYRIYAEAGILSILRSMMRNNSLVTCNFGHSDSHILTTVIDVDAEQGEMVLDYGADEVVNQQALKANKLNAVAFPDHVKIQFVCEGIEKIQFEEHPAFLTRIPETLLRIQRREFYRVDTPRTIPIKCVIPLPGEDSPATIEVLLHDISCGGMAVIDAQSRIKFEPGAIYRDCQVALSGIGTAKVNLQVQHVSQIPHGNGQRARCVYIDPQESVLSMIQRYINKLELERKRKQ from the coding sequence ATGCTGGGACAGGATGACGACGAGAAGTATCGTATTTATGCAGAGGCCGGGATTCTCTCTATCCTGCGGTCCATGATGCGGAATAATTCCCTGGTGACCTGTAATTTTGGTCACAGCGACAGTCATATTTTGACAACAGTTATCGATGTCGATGCGGAGCAGGGTGAAATGGTGCTGGATTACGGTGCCGATGAAGTCGTCAACCAGCAGGCGCTGAAGGCCAATAAACTGAATGCCGTCGCATTTCCGGACCATGTGAAAATTCAGTTCGTTTGCGAGGGGATTGAAAAAATCCAGTTTGAAGAACACCCCGCCTTCCTAACCCGAATTCCGGAAACGCTGCTGCGTATACAAAGAAGGGAGTTTTACCGCGTTGACACTCCGAGGACCATTCCCATCAAGTGTGTTATACCCTTGCCCGGGGAGGATAGTCCAGCCACCATTGAAGTTCTTTTGCATGATATAAGCTGTGGCGGCATGGCGGTGATCGACGCTCAATCCAGAATCAAGTTTGAGCCGGGCGCCATCTATCGCGACTGCCAAGTCGCGTTATCCGGGATTGGCACTGCCAAGGTCAATCTCCAGGTACAGCATGTTTCCCAAATCCCTCACGGGAACGGCCAGCGCGCCCGGTGTGTATATATCGACCCGCAGGAGAGCGTACTGTCCATGATCCAGCGCTACATCAACAAACTGGAATTGGAGCGGAAGCGAAAGCAATAA
- a CDS encoding translocation/assembly module TamB domain-containing protein — translation MRFAIELGTACVEGLDITALRATEVEIVAPPSAEPRSPPASLELPLALSLRELEIATLLLTHEEGGTPDFKATELAAQLESDGRRHRLPNLRAGLELGGLTASGEIDGIKPFDLAARAELAGRAGFGIAGVELPEMPEAHISAVITGNLEQLRATGTITARNANFEAYGQRLVVERGIVSFQGAIDDPGLNVLAMRMGLPVEAGVEVTSSVRRPRVRLVSTPAVSDLEKLSWITLGRAPEGKADASLLLTAANAILGGQSGGVTDKVAQALGVDDLSIRQTRPMGGDVLAGQIGTVSKRLSNRAYISYEQALTAVAGVTKLTYSLTPKFTVVTRAGIDNAIDVLYTMRFD, via the coding sequence ATGCGCTTTGCAATTGAACTGGGGACCGCGTGCGTTGAAGGTTTGGATATAACGGCGCTGAGAGCCACGGAGGTGGAAATTGTTGCACCTCCTTCCGCCGAGCCAAGATCTCCGCCCGCAAGCCTGGAATTACCTCTTGCACTGTCTTTGCGCGAGCTCGAGATCGCTACGCTTCTCTTAACGCATGAGGAAGGCGGTACACCGGATTTCAAGGCAACTGAGTTGGCGGCGCAATTGGAAAGCGATGGCCGCAGGCACCGGTTGCCCAATCTGCGCGCAGGTCTTGAATTGGGCGGATTGACCGCATCGGGGGAAATAGATGGAATCAAACCCTTCGATCTGGCAGCCCGGGCCGAACTTGCCGGGCGCGCTGGATTTGGCATTGCGGGCGTCGAATTGCCGGAAATGCCGGAGGCACATATATCTGCCGTCATTACCGGCAACCTGGAACAATTGCGGGCTACCGGTACGATCACCGCTCGCAATGCGAATTTTGAAGCGTATGGCCAGCGCCTGGTGGTGGAGCGTGGTATCGTTAGTTTTCAGGGTGCAATCGACGATCCCGGGCTGAACGTGCTCGCGATGCGTATGGGATTGCCGGTGGAAGCCGGCGTCGAAGTGACCAGCAGCGTGCGCCGCCCGCGGGTACGGCTGGTTTCCACGCCTGCCGTTTCGGACCTGGAAAAACTTTCGTGGATCACGCTGGGCAGGGCGCCCGAGGGAAAGGCCGACGCATCGCTGCTACTGACGGCGGCCAATGCCATTCTGGGCGGCCAATCCGGCGGCGTCACGGATAAAGTCGCCCAGGCGCTCGGTGTGGATGACCTATCCATACGGCAGACGCGGCCCATGGGGGGAGATGTACTGGCGGGACAGATCGGCACTGTCAGCAAGCGCCTTTCGAACCGGGCCTATATCAGCTATGAGCAGGCATTAACGGCGGTGGCGGGCGTGACCAAACTCACCTACAGCCTGACCCCAAAATTTACGGTTGTCACCAGGGCAGGTATCGATAACGCGATAGATGTGCTTTATACAATGCGCTTTGACTGA
- a CDS encoding tellurite resistance/C4-dicarboxylate transporter family protein, with protein MKRFGTILSNGIKDFHPVYFAMVMATGIVSIAFDAMAFPHIAKILFLLNLVFYSILCVIVAARMMFFRSNVMADLKVLPQAWLFLTFVVGTNTIGAQLVIFQHATGLASLLWLIALISWIICIYFILSNLILMRKRTVREMVNGATLLIIVSTVSVAMLGLRLLDATAIHDTYAYFAAWTFWASGFALYLFIVPLIIYRLFFKTLEPGDWEAPYWICMGAPAIITLTGSEFVMHMPAVAVWDDIREITLRITIFAWIIGTSWIPYQLFMDIRQLITVNVAGPAPLWIKTFPWSRLAFGRQYYFYGPSSWSRVFPIGMYTACTLSLAKATGSGSLGIIPQYWGWFALLIWSLTLIGTVRSVIALRFSSR; from the coding sequence ATGAAACGATTCGGTACTATCCTCAGCAACGGCATAAAAGATTTTCACCCGGTCTATTTCGCGATGGTGATGGCTACCGGCATTGTGTCTATCGCTTTTGACGCGATGGCTTTCCCCCACATAGCGAAAATTCTTTTTCTGCTGAATCTGGTCTTTTATTCGATTTTATGCGTCATCGTAGCCGCACGCATGATGTTTTTCCGCTCAAATGTAATGGCGGATCTCAAAGTCCTTCCACAAGCATGGCTTTTCTTAACGTTTGTGGTGGGCACCAATACAATAGGAGCGCAGCTCGTCATATTTCAGCATGCCACCGGTCTGGCGAGTCTATTATGGCTTATCGCACTGATCAGCTGGATCATATGCATCTATTTCATCCTTTCCAATCTCATCCTTATGCGAAAGAGAACCGTGCGGGAAATGGTGAACGGTGCCACGCTGCTGATTATTGTCAGCACGGTATCCGTAGCCATGTTGGGGCTACGCCTGCTGGACGCGACAGCCATACATGACACTTATGCCTACTTTGCCGCATGGACGTTCTGGGCCTCCGGATTTGCTCTATACCTGTTCATCGTTCCATTGATAATTTATCGCCTGTTTTTTAAAACCCTTGAACCCGGAGATTGGGAGGCCCCTTATTGGATCTGCATGGGAGCACCGGCAATCATTACCTTGACGGGCTCGGAGTTTGTCATGCATATGCCCGCTGTCGCGGTGTGGGACGATATTCGGGAGATTACGCTGCGGATAACGATTTTTGCGTGGATCATTGGAACATCATGGATTCCCTATCAACTTTTCATGGATATCCGGCAACTCATCACCGTCAACGTCGCAGGTCCGGCACCTTTATGGATTAAAACCTTTCCATGGTCGAGGCTGGCATTTGGCAGGCAATATTATTTCTATGGTCCTTCCTCATGGAGCAGGGTTTTTCCCATAGGAATGTACACCGCATGCACACTCTCCCTGGCCAAAGCGACTGGCTCCGGATCACTGGGAATCATTCCCCAATATTGGGGCTGGTTTGCGCTGCTGATTTGGTCTCTTACATTGATCGGCACCGTGCGCTCCGTCATAGCGTTGCGATTCTCGTCGCGTTGA
- a CDS encoding BamA/TamA family outer membrane protein, with protein sequence MLFLRGEAGYTFTDSRFGIPQEYLFRAGGHSVCARLCISKPGRAGGAGHRGRHGDGYRYTIEYNHWLTREWGAAVFTDVGGAADNLHRLDLAVGYGGGIRWRSPVGPLALDLARGHRDGKLQLHFSIAVAF encoded by the coding sequence GTGTTGTTCTTGCGCGGCGAAGCGGGATATACCTTCACCGATTCCCGTTTCGGTATTCCTCAGGAGTATCTGTTTCGTGCGGGGGGGCATTCAGTCTGTGCGAGGCTATGCATTTCAAAGCCTGGGCGTGCGGGAGGGGCAGGCCATCGTGGGCGGCACGGCGATGGCTACCGGTACACCATCGAGTACAATCACTGGCTTACGCGTGAATGGGGCGCCGCCGTGTTTACCGATGTCGGGGGCGCCGCCGATAACCTGCATCGCTTGGATCTGGCCGTTGGTTATGGCGGCGGAATTCGGTGGCGTAGCCCGGTTGGGCCGCTGGCGCTGGATCTCGCCCGAGGCCACAGAGATGGGAAACTGCAGCTGCACTTTTCGATCGCCGTGGCATTCTGA
- a CDS encoding VacJ family lipoprotein gives MNTDPIDPYENINRKSYTFTDVIDRKIVAPVADVYIDYVPNRMQRIIGNFYDNLAYPNVILNSFLQGKVRQGFQDTLRFAVNSTIGMAGFFDMAGPMGLPQHDEDFGQTLGVWGVDAKTYLFIPLLGPSSNRDVSGIPVSIFTNGLFYVGIYVIGAPVTVPLSILGVVDKRARLSGPMRIRDEAAVEPYLFVRDAYLQQRKHLIYDGNPPREAYEDPGMHDQPPATPAR, from the coding sequence ATGAATACAGATCCGATCGACCCTTATGAGAATATCAACCGCAAGTCCTATACCTTTACGGATGTGATTGATCGGAAGATTGTGGCGCCGGTGGCTGATGTATATATCGATTACGTGCCCAACCGCATGCAGCGTATTATCGGAAATTTCTATGACAATCTGGCGTATCCGAATGTGATCCTGAACAGTTTCTTGCAAGGCAAGGTACGTCAGGGATTCCAGGATACGCTGCGTTTTGCGGTCAATTCGACCATCGGCATGGCTGGATTCTTCGATATGGCGGGACCCATGGGTCTACCGCAACATGACGAAGACTTCGGGCAAACACTGGGCGTGTGGGGCGTTGACGCAAAAACCTATTTGTTTATCCCTTTGCTCGGACCCAGCAGCAACCGGGATGTATCAGGCATTCCCGTCAGCATATTTACGAATGGTCTCTTTTATGTCGGAATTTATGTGATTGGCGCCCCCGTTACGGTGCCGCTTTCCATTCTTGGCGTTGTCGACAAGCGGGCGCGGTTATCCGGCCCCATGCGGATTCGCGACGAAGCTGCGGTGGAGCCTTACCTGTTTGTGCGGGACGCCTACCTCCAGCAGCGCAAACACTTGATATATGACGGCAACCCGCCACGCGAGGCCTACGAAGATCCGGGAATGCATGATCAACCTCCGGCCACACCGGCGCGCTGA
- a CDS encoding PqiC family protein — protein sequence MKSWIRNMFGMMGALAVAGCVSAPETRFYTLSVPSGSSVTKDAIHSSVPIFIEIMPVNVPERLARPQLVVRSQAGQETELFILEQDRWSSHFNNELRDAFAAGIASQIGAINETRGAARTPDQPVYRVAIELSQFDAIVGDKVTARFNWAITRSTDGRGAVCYTVISEVVSGGIEGVVKGVQRAVSSAAAEVAKNLVELDSRRAATCVPRIKMDNAY from the coding sequence ATGAAATCATGGATACGTAACATGTTTGGCATGATGGGCGCATTAGCGGTCGCAGGCTGCGTATCTGCTCCGGAGACACGGTTTTATACGCTGTCGGTTCCTTCCGGATCATCGGTGACGAAGGATGCAATACATTCGTCCGTACCAATTTTTATCGAGATAATGCCAGTCAATGTGCCGGAACGGCTTGCCCGCCCTCAACTGGTGGTACGTTCTCAGGCAGGACAGGAAACAGAGCTTTTCATTCTTGAGCAGGATCGCTGGTCATCGCACTTCAATAACGAATTGCGTGACGCGTTTGCTGCCGGCATCGCCAGCCAAATCGGGGCGATAAACGAAACACGCGGGGCGGCTCGTACTCCCGATCAGCCTGTCTATCGCGTTGCGATCGAGCTTAGCCAGTTCGATGCCATAGTGGGTGATAAGGTGACGGCAAGGTTTAACTGGGCGATTACGCGTTCCACCGATGGCCGTGGCGCCGTGTGTTATACGGTAATTTCAGAGGTGGTGAGTGGGGGTATCGAGGGCGTGGTTAAAGGCGTGCAACGCGCGGTTTCGAGTGCGGCCGCGGAAGTAGCGAAGAATCTGGTTGAACTGGATTCACGCCGTGCCGCGACCTGCGTCCCGCGGATAAAAATGGATAATGCCTATTAG
- a CDS encoding intermembrane transport protein PqiB: protein MSEIKTGEPDGSVEEAMPVPVKAPQRDWIPSLIWLIPILAAVIGISLAVQTWIQRGPEIIISFHSAEGLEAGKTKVKYKEVDIGTVESITLSEDRSRVLVTVLLKREAKSFTATDSRFWVVRPRVAASGVSGLGTLLFGAYVGADAGIETEKTDKFTGLEVPPIITRDASGKQYVLRATDIGSLDIGSPVYYRRIKVGQVTAFDLDEDGKGITIRIFINAPYDKFVGINTRFWHASGFDMQINASGFTLNTQSLATVVLGGLSFQAPDENPGPPAKENTAYVLAESQAEAVREQDGEATMIVLNFKQSVRGLVPGAEVSFRGLPLGHVKSVGIEYDPKRQEFSMPVLVEVYPERLGRKFIESHRQSKYTPQQRLQFMIDRGLGAQLRTGNLLTGQIYIAFDFFPKLVPAKKSAGKAASADVPHPLLQLPTIPSSAEALETQVSEIAFKLSKVPFDQIGDELQQSLKELKGTLNSTAQLAEKLNNDVAPEITTAMRDVSKTLSAAERTLSEDAPLQQDLRQTLQELSRAAASLRILTDYFELHPESVIRGKRRDKQ from the coding sequence ATGAGTGAAATAAAAACCGGAGAACCGGATGGCTCGGTAGAAGAGGCCATGCCGGTGCCAGTAAAGGCGCCGCAGCGGGACTGGATTCCGTCGCTGATCTGGCTGATTCCCATCCTGGCCGCGGTTATCGGTATTTCGCTTGCGGTTCAGACATGGATTCAGCGTGGCCCCGAGATCATCATTTCATTTCACTCCGCCGAGGGACTGGAAGCGGGCAAGACGAAGGTCAAGTATAAGGAAGTTGATATCGGTACCGTAGAGTCCATCACACTGAGCGAGGATCGTTCCCGGGTTCTGGTGACTGTGTTATTGAAGCGGGAAGCCAAAAGTTTTACTGCAACCGACAGCCGCTTCTGGGTCGTGCGTCCGCGTGTAGCCGCCTCCGGAGTGTCCGGGCTCGGCACGCTGCTGTTCGGCGCATACGTTGGCGCCGACGCCGGTATTGAAACCGAGAAAACGGATAAATTCACCGGACTGGAGGTGCCGCCCATCATTACGCGCGACGCTTCCGGCAAGCAGTATGTTTTGCGCGCGACCGATATCGGCTCACTGGATATCGGTTCGCCGGTCTATTATCGCCGCATCAAGGTAGGACAGGTCACCGCGTTCGATCTGGATGAGGATGGCAAAGGCATTACCATCCGTATATTCATTAATGCCCCTTATGACAAATTTGTCGGGATCAATACGCGCTTCTGGCATGCCAGCGGCTTTGACATGCAGATAAATGCCAGCGGCTTCACACTCAATACGCAATCGCTGGCTACCGTTGTGCTGGGCGGCCTTTCGTTTCAAGCACCGGATGAAAATCCCGGCCCTCCCGCCAAAGAGAATACTGCCTATGTTCTGGCGGAAAGCCAGGCTGAAGCAGTAAGGGAACAGGATGGCGAGGCAACCATGATAGTGCTTAATTTCAAGCAATCCGTGCGTGGCCTGGTGCCCGGCGCCGAAGTCAGTTTTCGTGGACTGCCATTGGGACATGTTAAATCAGTAGGTATTGAATACGATCCCAAGCGGCAGGAATTCAGCATGCCGGTGCTGGTGGAAGTTTATCCGGAGCGCCTGGGGCGGAAATTTATCGAATCTCACAGGCAATCAAAGTACACGCCGCAACAGCGTTTGCAATTCATGATCGACCGCGGGCTGGGTGCGCAATTGAGAACCGGTAATTTGCTCACCGGGCAGATTTATATCGCATTCGATTTTTTCCCCAAGCTCGTCCCGGCAAAAAAAAGCGCCGGGAAAGCAGCCAGCGCGGACGTTCCCCACCCGTTATTGCAACTGCCCACCATTCCCAGCAGCGCGGAAGCGCTTGAAACCCAGGTTTCGGAGATAGCGTTCAAGTTAAGCAAGGTACCTTTTGATCAGATTGGTGATGAGTTGCAGCAATCGTTGAAAGAACTCAAGGGAACGCTGAACAGCACCGCACAACTGGCGGAGAAATTGAACAATGATGTCGCACCTGAAATCACCACGGCGATGAGGGATGTAAGCAAAACGTTGAGTGCCGCGGAACGCACGTTATCTGAAGATGCTCCGCTACAGCAGGATTTGCGTCAGACACTGCAGGAATTATCGCGTGCTGCGGCTTCATTGAGAATATTGACAGACTATTTCGAGCTCCATCCCGAATCGGTAATTCGGGGTAAACGGAGGGATAAACAATGA
- a CDS encoding paraquat-inducible protein A has protein sequence MPTDSAVRSASDTLGANSSVNEAPVKTAASLGMVSCHYCATLWKDVKADDHCGRCGARLHQRKPDSLNRTWAFLIAACIMYVPANILPVMTTASFFGEKQDTIMSGIIYFWVSGSWELAVIVFVASFLVPLFKLAVLILLLIMARRRSNWRLLQRAKLYRLVELTGRWSMLDVFVVTLLAGLVQIKGFAMIHAGPGIASFAAVVVLTMFASVSFDPRLTWDIAGQESRKRV, from the coding sequence ATGCCGACGGATAGCGCCGTTCGCTCGGCCAGCGATACCTTGGGGGCCAACTCATCCGTGAACGAAGCGCCTGTAAAGACGGCGGCGAGCCTGGGCATGGTGTCATGTCATTATTGCGCTACGTTGTGGAAAGACGTTAAAGCGGATGACCATTGCGGGCGTTGTGGCGCAAGGTTGCACCAACGCAAGCCCGACAGCCTGAACCGGACCTGGGCTTTTCTGATTGCCGCCTGCATCATGTATGTTCCCGCAAATATATTGCCCGTGATGACTACCGCTTCCTTCTTCGGGGAAAAGCAAGACACCATCATGAGCGGTATCATCTATTTCTGGGTTTCGGGCTCATGGGAACTGGCGGTCATTGTTTTTGTCGCCAGCTTTCTAGTGCCGCTGTTCAAGCTGGCGGTATTGATTCTTTTATTGATCATGGCGCGGCGGCGCAGCAACTGGCGTCTTTTGCAACGGGCTAAACTTTATCGCCTTGTTGAATTGACCGGCCGTTGGTCGATGTTGGATGTTTTTGTCGTGACGCTGCTGGCCGGCCTCGTCCAGATCAAAGGCTTCGCCATGATACATGCCGGACCGGGCATCGCTTCGTTCGCCGCCGTGGTGGTGCTGACCATGTTTGCATCGGTCAGCTTTGATCCTCGTTTGACCTGGGATATTGCCGGACAGGAGTCCAGGAAACGTGTATGA
- a CDS encoding paraquat-inducible protein A: MQEVSGLIACEECDAIHRRQALGHNEAALCSRCGAELERDMSSYSKRALPLTLAGLIMYIIANIFPIVEMELQGIVSRTTLIGAVSTLSAEGMPLVAFLVLVTTVLFPLMQLLILVYLLVSINRTEYPPAFNLLARLAQTLRPWSMVEVFLLGTIVAFVKLTGMATVLPGAALWAFGALTILLAAVFSFNPRYVWQMASSKKGEKQNADG; this comes from the coding sequence ATGCAGGAAGTATCCGGCCTGATCGCCTGTGAAGAATGTGATGCGATTCACCGCAGGCAGGCACTGGGTCACAATGAAGCCGCGCTTTGCAGCCGTTGTGGCGCCGAGCTGGAACGCGACATGAGCTCTTATAGCAAGCGTGCCCTGCCGCTAACGCTCGCCGGTTTGATCATGTACATCATAGCCAATATCTTCCCGATTGTTGAGATGGAACTTCAAGGCATTGTCAGCCGGACAACGCTCATTGGCGCGGTTTCTACCTTGAGCGCCGAAGGAATGCCTCTGGTGGCGTTTCTGGTGCTGGTTACAACCGTTCTGTTTCCATTGATGCAGCTCCTGATTCTGGTGTATTTGCTTGTCTCGATAAATAGAACTGAATATCCCCCTGCATTCAATTTATTGGCGCGTCTGGCTCAAACCTTGAGGCCATGGTCAATGGTGGAAGTATTTCTACTTGGCACCATTGTCGCGTTTGTCAAATTGACAGGCATGGCAACGGTGCTGCCGGGCGCTGCGCTGTGGGCATTTGGCGCCCTCACTATTCTTCTTGCGGCGGTATTTTCATTCAACCCTCGCTATGTCTGGCAGATGGCTTCGTCAAAAAAAGGAGAGAAACAGAATGCCGACGGATAG
- the ftsH gene encoding ATP-dependent zinc metalloprotease FtsH produces the protein MDKKTQINVWYLIIAVLGVLLVQNLYQQYTKVEPIPYSRFHTLLEQDKIAEIAITENHIYGSLKEKGADGLKDFVTTRVEPELADKLDKHNVTYTGIIQSTWGRDLLSWLLPMAVFIGIWLFIIRRMSQGGISGGGLMSIGKSRAKVFVEKETKVTFADVAGVDEAKEELIEIVNFLKDTEGYSRLGGRAPKGILLVGPPGTGKTLLARAVAGEASVPFFSISGSEFVEMFVGVGAARVRDLFEQARQMAPAIIFIDELDSLGRARGAYGLGGHDEKEQTLNQLLAELDGFDVKSGVVLLAATNRPEILDPALLRAGRFDRQVLVDRPDKVGREQILAVHLKKVKLDTDVKPEQIAALTPGFTGADLANLVNEAALLATRRIGTSVTMNDFNNAIERIVAGLEKRNRLLNPVERRVVAFHELGHTMVALALPGTDEVHKVSIIPRGVGALGYTIQRPTEDRFLMRRVELENKMAVLLGGRAAEQVVFNEVSTGASDDIARATDLARAMVLRYGMSDALGNVAYDRDRSAYLQTGMPIPQNRDYSEETANAVDSAVRKLVDHALERAIAILRLNRALLDRTADELLKTETLNQPQIEALKREIVSGPAEPLPTPAA, from the coding sequence ATGGACAAGAAGACCCAAATCAATGTCTGGTACTTGATCATCGCTGTACTCGGCGTTTTGCTGGTGCAAAATCTTTATCAGCAATATACAAAGGTTGAGCCAATCCCCTATAGCCGCTTTCATACATTGCTGGAGCAGGACAAGATCGCCGAAATTGCAATCACCGAAAACCACATTTACGGGTCGCTCAAAGAGAAAGGTGCCGACGGGTTAAAGGATTTTGTCACCACAAGGGTGGAACCCGAGCTGGCCGACAAGCTGGATAAGCATAATGTAACTTATACCGGAATAATCCAAAGTACCTGGGGCCGCGATCTGTTGTCCTGGCTGCTGCCGATGGCGGTCTTCATCGGGATCTGGCTATTTATCATCCGCCGCATGAGCCAGGGCGGCATCAGCGGCGGCGGACTGATGTCGATCGGAAAAAGCCGCGCCAAGGTGTTCGTGGAGAAAGAAACCAAAGTGACCTTTGCCGATGTGGCCGGCGTTGACGAGGCGAAGGAAGAACTGATCGAAATCGTCAACTTCCTGAAGGATACCGAAGGATATAGCCGCCTCGGCGGGCGCGCCCCCAAAGGAATCCTGCTGGTTGGTCCGCCCGGTACCGGCAAGACGCTATTGGCCCGCGCCGTTGCGGGCGAAGCGAGCGTTCCGTTCTTTTCGATTTCCGGCTCGGAGTTTGTCGAAATGTTTGTCGGTGTCGGCGCCGCGCGGGTACGCGATCTATTCGAGCAGGCGCGCCAAATGGCCCCGGCAATCATTTTTATCGATGAGCTGGATTCGCTCGGGCGGGCTCGTGGTGCCTATGGGCTCGGTGGACACGACGAAAAGGAACAAACGCTGAATCAGTTGCTGGCCGAACTTGATGGCTTCGATGTAAAAAGCGGGGTTGTATTGCTCGCTGCAACCAACCGGCCGGAGATCCTCGATCCCGCATTGCTGCGTGCGGGGCGATTCGACCGCCAAGTGCTGGTGGACAGGCCGGACAAGGTGGGGCGTGAACAAATTCTGGCCGTGCATCTAAAAAAAGTGAAACTCGATACCGATGTAAAGCCGGAGCAGATCGCAGCACTGACACCGGGCTTTACCGGCGCGGATCTCGCGAATCTGGTCAACGAGGCGGCGCTGCTCGCGACCCGGCGCATCGGCACCTCGGTAACCATGAATGACTTCAATAATGCCATTGAACGTATCGTCGCCGGGCTTGAGAAACGTAACCGCCTGCTTAACCCGGTCGAGCGCCGCGTCGTCGCATTCCATGAATTGGGGCATACCATGGTGGCACTGGCGCTGCCGGGCACCGACGAGGTACACAAGGTTTCAATCATCCCGCGCGGTGTCGGCGCCCTCGGCTATACCATCCAGCGTCCAACGGAAGACCGTTTCCTGATGAGACGTGTGGAACTGGAAAACAAGATGGCCGTGCTGCTGGGCGGACGCGCGGCGGAGCAGGTGGTTTTCAACGAGGTTTCGACAGGCGCATCGGATGATATTGCTCGCGCGACCGATCTCGCGCGCGCCATGGTACTGCGCTATGGGATGAGCGACGCTCTGGGCAATGTTGCCTATGATCGCGACCGCTCGGCCTACCTCCAAACCGGCATGCCCATACCACAGAACCGGGACTATAGTGAGGAAACCGCGAATGCTGTCGATAGCGCTGTGCGTAAGCTCGTGGATCATGCGTTGGAGCGCGCTATTGCCATACTGCGGCTTAATCGCGCTCTGCTTGACCGCACCGCGGATGAGTTGCTAAAGACCGAGACGCTGAACCAGCCTCAGATCGAGGCATTGAAGCGAGAAATTGTCAGCGGCCCCGCCGAACCTTTACCTACGCCGGCCGCATAG